Proteins co-encoded in one Alistipes sp. ZOR0009 genomic window:
- a CDS encoding metallophosphoesterase family protein, protein MKRFLLPLAFLLLVLSSCELIEYHPYDVSLSRKYSDLNQKSISRILAKSPTNDTIRFVFMGDTQRSYDETVDFVRSVNRRRDVDFVIHGGDITDFGMTKEYIWIHDIMAKLKVPYVAIIGNHDILGHGKEVYKSIYGDYNFSFIYNQTKFLFLNTNALEFDYSTPIPDFGYIRAELDQDRSLYNQTIVAMHVQPFDLEFNNNTAHYFQDLIRQFNNPLFAIHAHAHVRMQNDFFKDGFIYIGCDDIHDRNYLVFTVTKNKYSYEVVYF, encoded by the coding sequence ATGAAAAGGTTTTTATTGCCGTTGGCATTTTTATTACTCGTATTATCGAGCTGCGAATTAATCGAATATCATCCCTACGATGTGTCGCTTAGCCGAAAGTATTCAGATTTAAATCAAAAGAGCATAAGTAGGATATTGGCTAAAAGTCCTACAAACGATACTATTCGCTTTGTATTTATGGGGGATACGCAGCGATCGTACGACGAAACCGTTGATTTTGTGAGATCAGTAAATCGGAGACGTGATGTCGACTTTGTTATCCATGGAGGCGATATTACGGACTTTGGAATGACCAAGGAGTATATTTGGATTCATGATATCATGGCTAAGCTGAAAGTTCCCTATGTTGCTATTATAGGCAACCATGATATTTTGGGACATGGTAAAGAGGTGTATAAGTCGATTTATGGCGATTATAACTTCTCGTTTATCTACAATCAAACCAAGTTTCTATTCCTAAATACGAATGCTCTGGAGTTTGACTACTCCACGCCAATCCCTGATTTTGGATACATCCGTGCTGAACTGGATCAGGATAGAAGTCTGTATAACCAAACAATTGTTGCAATGCATGTTCAGCCTTTTGATTTGGAATTTAATAACAATACGGCTCACTATTTTCAAGATTTGATTAGGCAATTTAATAATCCGCTATTTGCGATTCATGCCCATGCCCATGTGCGTATGCAAAACGATTTTTTTAAGGATGGTTTCATCTACATCGGTTGCGATGATATACACGACAGAAACTACTTGGTTTTTACAGTAACAAAGAATAAGTATTCGTATGAGGTGGTTTATTTCTAG
- a CDS encoding putative quinol monooxygenase codes for MIRVNVQIIVKEENRAELLEVLNVLATNSRIEAGCLAYDVYENVSTEEKLFIFETWENEEFLKMHQQTSHYVSKSPQLRKLALDVKVEKFSY; via the coding sequence ATGATACGAGTAAATGTTCAGATTATTGTGAAGGAGGAGAATAGAGCAGAATTGCTTGAAGTTCTCAACGTGTTGGCAACAAATTCTCGCATCGAAGCAGGTTGCTTAGCCTATGATGTTTATGAGAATGTTTCGACGGAGGAGAAGTTGTTTATTTTTGAAACGTGGGAAAATGAGGAGTTTTTAAAGATGCATCAGCAAACGTCTCACTACGTTAGTAAGTCACCTCAGCTGCGAAAGCTGGCGCTGGATGTAAAGGTTGAAAAATTCAGCTACTAA
- a CDS encoding ferritin: MMNSKVLEAFNNQINAEFWSAYLYLSMSADFDNKGLEGFAHWFKLQYHEEAAHALKFFDHINERGGTVRLQPIKEVPLTWATPVDVFEEVVKHEQKVTHFIYGVMDIAVQEKDYASQNFLRWFIDEQVEEERIATTILEKLKRVGDRGGLLYLDKELKKRV; the protein is encoded by the coding sequence ATGATGAACAGTAAAGTACTTGAGGCTTTTAATAATCAAATTAACGCCGAATTTTGGTCGGCCTACCTATATCTATCCATGTCAGCCGATTTTGACAACAAAGGATTAGAAGGTTTTGCACACTGGTTTAAGCTACAGTACCATGAGGAGGCAGCCCACGCCCTCAAATTTTTTGACCACATCAACGAAAGAGGTGGTACGGTAAGGCTTCAGCCAATTAAAGAAGTTCCCCTAACTTGGGCTACCCCTGTTGATGTCTTTGAAGAGGTGGTAAAGCACGAGCAAAAAGTAACCCATTTTATTTATGGCGTAATGGATATTGCCGTACAAGAAAAGGATTATGCATCTCAAAACTTTTTACGCTGGTTCATCGACGAACAGGTTGAAGAGGAGCGTATTGCAACCACCATTCTGGAAAAGCTCAAAAGGGTTGGAGATAGAGGCGGCTTGCTGTACCTTGACAAGGAACTAAAGAAGAGAGTATAG
- a CDS encoding exonuclease SbcCD subunit D, translating into MRILHTSDWHLGKRLDDFSRLPEQVEVLDEIIHIANEHNVDAVLIAGDLFDTFNPSTEAVELFYRSLKKLTNDGKRPVIAIAGNHDSPDRIESPDPLARECGIIFVGYPNTVVPPFRLDSGFEVLHASEGFLEVRLPRCNVPLRILHTSYANEFRMKTFLGSENNEQELRMLLANRWQEQVLQYCDANGCNLLVSHLFFIKEGADIPDEPDDEKPILHVGGAQAIYSGNVPNGLQYVALGHLHRKQTIDVQPCPIIYSGSPLSYSFAETNQQKYVMLIDLEPGQEAAITEIPLSKGRRLLRYRAEGVDKAVEWLAANKDALVEVTLVSDTYITAQERKLLNEVHPNIINIYPEVTIAAQNRKDEGQVDLTKNPEALFRDYFMHAKGQEPSESLMMLFREILAEEEE; encoded by the coding sequence ATGCGAATACTACATACGTCGGATTGGCACTTAGGTAAGCGGCTCGATGATTTTTCGAGGTTGCCAGAGCAGGTTGAGGTGCTCGATGAAATTATCCACATTGCAAATGAGCATAATGTTGATGCAGTGCTTATTGCTGGCGATCTGTTCGATACTTTTAACCCATCTACGGAAGCTGTAGAGTTATTTTATAGGAGCCTGAAAAAATTAACCAACGATGGTAAAAGGCCAGTGATTGCCATTGCAGGTAATCACGATTCTCCGGATAGAATAGAGTCTCCCGACCCGCTTGCAAGGGAGTGTGGAATTATTTTCGTTGGCTACCCTAATACGGTAGTACCTCCATTTAGACTTGATTCTGGATTCGAGGTGCTACATGCATCGGAAGGTTTTTTGGAGGTCAGGTTGCCCCGATGTAATGTTCCGTTGCGTATTTTGCATACGTCCTATGCCAATGAGTTTAGAATGAAAACCTTCTTGGGTTCGGAAAATAATGAGCAGGAGCTACGTATGCTACTGGCAAACCGATGGCAGGAGCAGGTGCTGCAGTATTGCGACGCAAACGGATGCAACTTGCTGGTAAGCCATCTTTTTTTTATTAAAGAGGGAGCGGATATTCCCGATGAGCCTGATGATGAAAAGCCTATTTTGCATGTTGGAGGAGCGCAGGCTATTTATTCGGGAAATGTACCCAATGGATTGCAGTATGTGGCTCTTGGGCATTTGCATCGAAAACAGACTATTGATGTGCAGCCTTGTCCTATTATTTATTCGGGAAGTCCCTTATCATACTCGTTTGCAGAAACCAATCAACAAAAATATGTGATGCTGATCGACTTGGAGCCTGGTCAAGAAGCTGCTATTACCGAGATCCCTTTATCAAAAGGAAGGCGCCTGCTACGTTATCGGGCAGAAGGTGTAGACAAGGCGGTAGAGTGGCTCGCTGCAAATAAGGATGCCTTAGTGGAGGTAACGTTAGTTTCTGACACCTACATTACTGCACAAGAGCGCAAACTGCTTAATGAGGTTCATCCAAATATTATAAATATTTATCCAGAGGTAACTATTGCAGCTCAAAATAGGAAGGATGAGGGGCAGGTGGATTTGACAAAAAATCCAGAGGCGCTATTTCGCGATTACTTTATGCATGCAAAAGGGCAGGAGCCTAGTGAGTCGCTAATGATGTTATTTCGAGAAATTTTGGCAGAGGAGGAAGAATGA
- a CDS encoding AAA family ATPase, with product MIPIRLTIEGLYSYQKRQIIDFERLTQAHLFGIFGQVGSGKSSVLEAISFAIYGETERLNTRDSRGYNMMNLKSDNLLIEFVFESGISHRRYLATATARRNSKRFEDVGTIERKAFVDSGGRWLPVELAVLEEAVGLSYANFKRTIIIPQGKFKDFLELGATDRTKMMKELFGLEKYDLADKAARLSKANDLRKENIEGQLLQLGEISAEKVAEQKLLIEAKRLELARAVEKFEEAQKQEATMAMLKDLFEQQLEVQKAYAVCLAQGAGMQQLEQQLKHYESCLIHFKGDLESQQKFKISIRSLSEQLEADKAQKQALQAELKAKEVEIELLKVKNEGRDSLLKEADDLEKRIQIAQLTTDLLNLRARLEKGEKMVANNVAKVELHQKAIADVSERVKQHRGQLPDRNVLALASAWHTKNDLLLKQQEVLQKEMANILEESKTVASSVRSILEKDVLKGYSGDESFSSIRLWIANIISREKESRNNLKEQLRQLEVHAKLKEYAASLIQGEPCPLCGSTEHPSIISINNVDYELQQAQATEQLQEERLSQIQKAELLLVAVEQQLLAVSRRSQELAANELELKKMLLEHQREFKWDDYRQLEALNSAQQLVLQLDKQVEEQELRRDVEDKLLKKALEDGTTFRNLLETIRREHSEKESAKQTLLSQLTNREVPTADNVDTLKKQAVAIRMEVAQTSKLLEEALALIAKQQQELGNIDGRIHANGVMLQKEQEMAETLAKQIADKLEAMGYASVDEVAAILSLPMDVEHERRRIETYRKELQTLSDRITQLASEIGDRSYNAQEHLQLVQVLAAIKVSITEFNQEIGRIGSRIEQIERSLAAQKQLVADLNIVKVRGEELTLLKNLFYRSGFVNFISTTYLQNLCAAANDRFYRMTRQRLSLELNDDNNFQVRDYMNGGRTRNVKTLSGGQTFQASLALALALSDNIQKMQSADQNFFFLDEGFGTLDKDSLGVVFDTLKSLRKENRIVGVISHVDEMQQEIETYLKVVNHEESGSLVQASWE from the coding sequence ATGATACCAATTCGATTAACTATAGAGGGATTGTACTCCTATCAAAAGAGGCAAATCATCGATTTTGAACGATTAACACAGGCTCATCTGTTTGGTATATTCGGGCAGGTCGGTAGCGGAAAGTCTTCGGTGCTAGAGGCTATTAGCTTTGCTATCTATGGCGAAACGGAGCGGTTAAATACTCGCGATAGCCGAGGGTATAACATGATGAACCTTAAATCGGATAACCTGCTTATTGAGTTTGTTTTTGAGTCGGGGATAAGCCATAGGCGATACTTGGCTACAGCAACAGCAAGGCGTAACTCTAAGCGTTTTGAGGATGTAGGAACGATAGAGCGCAAGGCATTTGTGGATAGCGGCGGGAGATGGCTTCCTGTAGAGTTGGCTGTGCTAGAAGAGGCAGTTGGTTTAAGTTACGCCAACTTTAAGCGTACGATTATTATTCCTCAGGGAAAGTTTAAAGACTTTTTGGAACTAGGCGCTACCGATCGTACTAAAATGATGAAGGAACTTTTTGGCTTAGAAAAGTACGATTTAGCCGACAAGGCTGCTCGTTTGTCTAAAGCTAACGATTTAAGAAAGGAAAACATAGAGGGGCAGCTGTTACAGCTTGGTGAGATCTCAGCCGAAAAAGTTGCTGAACAAAAATTGCTGATAGAAGCAAAGCGGCTTGAACTGGCTCGAGCCGTTGAGAAGTTTGAGGAGGCGCAGAAGCAAGAGGCTACAATGGCTATGCTTAAAGATCTTTTTGAGCAACAGCTTGAGGTTCAAAAGGCATATGCTGTATGTTTGGCGCAAGGTGCTGGGATGCAACAGTTGGAACAGCAGTTAAAGCATTACGAATCTTGCCTTATCCATTTTAAGGGGGATCTGGAGTCGCAGCAAAAGTTTAAAATTTCGATACGTTCTCTATCTGAGCAGCTAGAGGCTGATAAAGCCCAGAAACAGGCGCTACAGGCCGAATTGAAGGCTAAGGAGGTGGAGATAGAGTTGCTGAAGGTAAAAAATGAAGGGAGAGATAGCCTGCTAAAGGAGGCCGACGATTTGGAAAAGAGAATTCAGATCGCTCAGCTTACGACCGATCTTCTGAATCTCAGAGCCCGTTTAGAAAAGGGCGAAAAGATGGTAGCCAATAATGTGGCGAAGGTGGAGCTGCACCAAAAAGCAATTGCAGATGTTTCGGAAAGAGTAAAACAGCATAGAGGGCAGCTTCCAGATCGGAATGTTTTGGCTTTAGCCAGTGCTTGGCATACAAAAAACGACTTGCTGCTTAAACAGCAGGAGGTTCTTCAAAAAGAAATGGCTAATATTTTGGAGGAGTCGAAGACGGTTGCTTCTTCAGTAAGGTCAATACTAGAAAAAGACGTCTTAAAGGGATATTCGGGGGATGAAAGTTTCTCCTCCATCCGTTTGTGGATTGCCAATATCATCAGCCGTGAAAAAGAGTCCAGAAATAATCTAAAGGAACAGCTGCGGCAACTTGAGGTTCATGCTAAGCTAAAAGAGTACGCTGCGTCTCTCATACAGGGTGAACCATGTCCGCTTTGTGGCTCAACGGAACATCCTTCAATTATCAGCATAAACAATGTAGATTATGAGTTGCAGCAGGCGCAGGCGACCGAGCAATTACAGGAGGAACGTTTAAGCCAGATCCAGAAGGCCGAGTTGCTACTTGTGGCTGTAGAGCAGCAGCTGCTGGCTGTAAGCCGACGCTCGCAGGAACTTGCTGCAAATGAGTTGGAGTTAAAAAAGATGCTGCTTGAGCACCAACGCGAGTTTAAATGGGATGATTATAGGCAGTTAGAAGCATTGAATTCAGCACAGCAACTTGTTTTACAACTTGATAAGCAGGTCGAGGAGCAGGAACTCAGGCGAGATGTCGAAGATAAGTTGCTTAAAAAGGCACTTGAAGATGGAACTACTTTTCGTAATCTGTTAGAGACAATTAGGCGGGAGCATTCCGAAAAGGAGTCGGCCAAGCAAACACTACTTAGTCAGCTTACCAACAGGGAAGTTCCTACGGCTGATAATGTGGATACGTTGAAAAAACAAGCAGTAGCAATTAGAATGGAGGTAGCGCAAACCTCCAAACTTCTCGAAGAGGCCCTTGCGCTTATTGCAAAGCAGCAACAGGAGTTAGGGAATATCGATGGTAGAATACATGCTAATGGAGTGATGCTCCAAAAGGAACAGGAGATGGCGGAAACATTGGCCAAACAAATAGCCGATAAGCTGGAGGCTATGGGATATGCTTCGGTAGATGAGGTAGCTGCTATTCTTTCTCTCCCTATGGATGTAGAACATGAACGTAGACGTATTGAAACCTACCGCAAGGAACTCCAAACGCTTTCTGATCGAATTACACAGCTGGCCAGCGAAATAGGCGATCGTAGCTACAATGCTCAGGAGCATTTACAGTTGGTACAGGTGCTTGCAGCAATCAAAGTTTCCATTACAGAGTTTAATCAGGAGATTGGGCGTATAGGAAGCCGCATTGAACAGATTGAGCGTTCGCTGGCTGCGCAAAAGCAGCTGGTCGCCGATTTGAATATCGTAAAGGTAAGAGGAGAGGAGTTGACGCTTCTTAAGAACCTTTTTTATCGCAGCGGCTTTGTCAATTTTATTAGCACAACCTACCTACAAAACCTATGTGCGGCAGCTAACGATCGTTTCTATAGAATGACGCGCCAACGGTTGAGCTTAGAGCTCAATGACGATAACAACTTTCAGGTTCGTGATTACATGAATGGGGGCAGAACTCGCAACGTTAAAACGCTATCGGGGGGGCAAACCTTCCAAGCATCGTTGGCGTTAGCATTGGCGCTATCCGACAACATACAAAAGATGCAGAGTGCCGATCAAAATTTCTTCTTTCTCGACGAAGGTTTTGGTACGCTCGACAAGGACTCGCTCGGGGTTGTTTTCGATACGCTGAAATCTTTGCGTAAAGAGAATCGTATTGTTGGCGTAATTTCGCATGTCGATGAAATGCAGCAGGAGATAGAAACCTACCTAAAGGTGGTAAACCACGAAGAAAGCGGTAGCCTGGTGCAGGCTAGCTGGGAGTAG
- a CDS encoding RagB/SusD family nutrient uptake outer membrane protein, which yields MKLRNIILLAIITIQCIACESFLDIKPVGKAIPTTYSEYKALLSGGYSTQYDRSYSALLSDEASFTSTNIYYKDIYIWNTKSPDQSTQATPWVELYKSIFYANHVIKNRNDIKNGTKEAIEQLVGEAFIMRAYMHFNLANLYANQYGAADPATQKGIPIEISTAIDVNKFPKRNTLKEVYDQVVNDIEDGIKLLNINEFEKGENFRFSKVSAFGFAARVYLSMGNYEKAKEYAQKALDLNSKLEDLNSSTAIMPYKYKSVENVLAFENTFKFPYDLAVSPKLLGLYNLDNDLRIKAYYTLSNGIYKIKLGGSSVENKVSMRTSEFYLIKAESIARSNGNLDDAKAALKELLKNRLKPDYYTQRAAEINAMDKSAFIQAVFDERARELAFQGFRWFDLKRNGKPKLIKEYKGVTYTLEENDPRYIVRIPKDAVTNNPNLAE from the coding sequence ATGAAGTTAAGGAACATCATACTACTTGCAATCATCACCATTCAATGTATTGCTTGTGAAAGTTTTTTAGATATAAAACCCGTAGGAAAAGCGATTCCGACTACCTATTCAGAATACAAAGCGCTTTTAAGCGGAGGCTATTCGACTCAATACGACAGATCTTACTCCGCTCTATTAAGCGATGAGGCATCGTTTACTTCGACGAATATATACTACAAGGATATTTACATCTGGAATACAAAATCTCCAGATCAAAGTACCCAAGCAACCCCTTGGGTTGAATTGTACAAATCCATTTTTTATGCAAATCATGTCATAAAAAACAGAAACGACATCAAGAATGGTACAAAAGAGGCAATAGAGCAACTTGTTGGTGAAGCTTTCATTATGAGAGCCTATATGCATTTCAATCTGGCAAACCTGTATGCAAACCAGTATGGCGCTGCTGATCCTGCAACACAAAAAGGAATTCCAATCGAAATATCTACAGCTATTGATGTCAACAAGTTTCCAAAACGCAACACCCTAAAAGAAGTGTACGATCAAGTAGTCAATGATATTGAAGATGGAATTAAACTTTTAAATATCAACGAATTTGAAAAAGGTGAAAACTTCCGCTTCTCAAAAGTATCAGCCTTCGGGTTTGCTGCAAGGGTGTACCTTTCTATGGGAAACTACGAAAAAGCAAAAGAGTATGCACAAAAGGCATTAGACTTAAACAGCAAACTCGAAGATTTAAACAGTTCTACTGCAATAATGCCGTACAAGTATAAATCAGTGGAAAATGTACTTGCTTTTGAAAATACATTTAAATTCCCTTATGATTTGGCGGTATCACCTAAACTTCTTGGATTGTATAACCTTGACAACGATTTAAGAATAAAAGCATATTACACCCTTTCAAATGGAATATACAAAATTAAACTGGGAGGTTCTTCGGTAGAAAACAAGGTTAGCATGCGCACCTCAGAATTCTACCTAATCAAAGCAGAGTCAATAGCTCGCAGTAATGGAAATCTTGATGATGCTAAAGCGGCACTAAAAGAACTTCTAAAAAACAGGTTGAAACCAGATTACTACACTCAACGTGCCGCTGAAATCAATGCAATGGACAAATCTGCTTTCATCCAAGCTGTGTTTGATGAGCGTGCTCGTGAATTAGCATTCCAAGGATTCCGCTGGTTTGACCTAAAGCGCAACGGAAAACCAAAGCTTATAAAAGAATACAAAGGGGTTACCTATACATTAGAAGAGAATGATCCTCGCTATATCGTGAGAATCCCTAAAGATGCTGTCACAAATAACCCAAATCTGGCAGAGTAA
- a CDS encoding SusC/RagA family TonB-linked outer membrane protein → MRKLRLQTKLLFLVLLLATVPSAIFAQGTRVVKGKVLSSTDGKPLPGASIFIDQTIGAESDQKGVITNYGLGTVSDVNGNFSITIPKNVKVLTCSFISFETQKVSVDGKDFIEIKLAEANTAIDEVVVTGYQNIKQRKNTSSVAKIEAKDFKQAGVASVDQMLMGQVAGVQISNVSGAPGAPSKIRIRGTASLEGNQDPLWVLDGMPLEGTMPNLKEQNIGDLFNSSIAGLNPNDIADITILKDAAATAIYGTRAANGVIVITTKKGKRGKLDINLNTNLSVTMRPDFDKLNLLNTDQKVNWELDLAKRTDLTYRSNVGSVAQILEKTGELAAYQQNGFSGLSATTQQMINDLRKVNTDWGKEIYRQAVNQDYSLSISGGNEKANYYFSAGYFDEKGSTKGTGLNRFNLTLKTDYNLTEKFNVGVSIYTSQKEQNSYLSGIGNSATPSRYARIANPYLGIYDSKGNYVYDPNINPVNDNIIPFNIIEDRENTSNTMKAQSLNTIFDARWEILKDIRLTSQFGMQYDLANTEKIGLENSYQARYYKNASYYSDPNTGETLHYIKKGGVIETLNERSNQWNWKNMLEMNKQLGDLHEVDFMLGNELRRTYNNRLKTLGLEYNPQTLETNPSIFPSTYEIGPTSIFNPHSKTKVENAFVSFFSTLSYTYNRRYTLFGSIRYDGSDLYGVDPKYKYLPLWSAGGTWNVTQEEFMKNTPWITTLKARLSYGLQGNIDKSTSPFVIGKYGTTTILPGNRVTYLNVENAPNEFLRWEKTATWNGGLDLGFLRNRILVGIDLYHRVSSDLIGLRSLPLETGFDYSNQNWAQVTNKGFEISLTTKNIQKSNFSWTTNFNISKNINNVDKFQIKVNDITPSIQGHPVNGVFGYKTAGLDDQGYPLLWKDGKKVSIMDAFQLYDIGGWSYPSLSEKEQRDMYSYLGDKDPKLSGGITNNFSYKGLSLYISMNFNIKQLIQETPFYSMSEYDRGINTSTKIYDIWSENNKNGKYPAIIEANSYGGSRAVEANYMSTIFSKLDIWYKEVSYLRVSNIRLSYDLPASIVKKIRVEKVRFNLECRNPFVFGTNYNGFFDPETYGNIYSQPIPRSISFGVNVNF, encoded by the coding sequence ATGAGAAAACTACGATTACAAACAAAGCTGTTGTTCCTAGTTTTACTACTTGCAACCGTACCTTCGGCAATTTTTGCCCAAGGTACCCGAGTAGTAAAAGGGAAAGTACTGAGCAGCACCGACGGGAAGCCGCTGCCTGGCGCATCAATTTTTATAGATCAAACCATTGGAGCAGAGTCTGATCAAAAAGGAGTTATCACCAACTATGGTTTAGGTACCGTTTCGGATGTTAACGGAAACTTTTCGATAACCATTCCCAAGAATGTAAAGGTGCTAACCTGCAGCTTTATCAGCTTCGAAACCCAGAAGGTAAGCGTCGATGGAAAGGACTTTATAGAAATCAAGCTCGCTGAAGCCAACACCGCAATCGACGAGGTGGTGGTTACAGGATACCAAAACATCAAGCAACGCAAAAACACCTCGTCGGTAGCCAAAATAGAAGCTAAAGACTTTAAGCAGGCTGGTGTTGCCAGCGTAGACCAAATGCTGATGGGACAAGTAGCTGGTGTTCAAATATCCAATGTTTCAGGTGCACCTGGAGCCCCTTCTAAAATTAGAATCAGGGGTACTGCGTCTCTTGAAGGAAATCAAGACCCCTTGTGGGTATTGGATGGCATGCCTCTAGAAGGAACCATGCCTAATTTGAAAGAACAAAATATCGGAGATTTATTCAACTCATCTATTGCAGGTTTAAATCCCAATGATATTGCAGATATTACTATCTTAAAAGATGCTGCTGCAACAGCTATTTATGGAACCCGTGCAGCCAATGGGGTTATTGTCATCACAACCAAAAAGGGTAAAAGAGGAAAATTAGATATCAATCTAAATACAAACCTTTCTGTTACCATGCGTCCTGATTTTGACAAATTAAACCTACTCAATACAGATCAAAAAGTAAACTGGGAGCTTGATCTTGCAAAAAGAACAGACCTAACCTACCGTTCAAATGTTGGGAGTGTTGCCCAAATATTAGAAAAAACAGGAGAGCTTGCCGCTTACCAGCAAAATGGTTTTAGCGGGCTATCAGCAACAACTCAACAGATGATTAATGATCTCAGAAAAGTTAACACAGATTGGGGAAAAGAAATATACAGACAAGCCGTTAACCAAGACTACAGCTTAAGCATCTCTGGTGGTAATGAAAAGGCAAACTACTACTTTTCTGCAGGTTATTTTGATGAAAAAGGATCAACAAAAGGAACGGGTCTTAATCGATTTAACTTAACACTGAAAACAGACTACAACTTAACAGAAAAATTTAATGTTGGAGTTTCAATTTACACCTCACAGAAAGAGCAAAACTCCTACCTATCTGGAATTGGAAATTCGGCAACACCTTCGAGGTATGCTAGAATAGCCAACCCCTATTTAGGAATCTACGATTCGAAAGGGAACTATGTTTATGATCCAAATATAAATCCCGTTAATGACAACATTATTCCTTTCAACATCATAGAGGATAGGGAAAATACATCAAATACAATGAAGGCACAAAGCCTTAATACCATTTTTGATGCAAGATGGGAAATATTAAAAGACATTAGGCTAACCTCTCAATTCGGAATGCAATACGACCTAGCCAATACAGAGAAAATTGGTCTAGAAAACTCTTATCAAGCCAGATACTATAAAAATGCATCATATTATAGTGATCCAAATACAGGAGAGACCCTTCATTACATAAAAAAAGGAGGCGTTATCGAAACGTTAAACGAGCGTTCTAATCAATGGAACTGGAAGAATATGCTCGAGATGAACAAGCAGCTCGGGGACTTACATGAAGTTGACTTCATGTTAGGAAATGAGCTAAGAAGGACTTACAATAATAGGTTAAAAACCTTAGGGCTCGAATACAATCCTCAAACACTGGAAACCAATCCGTCTATTTTTCCTAGTACATACGAGATCGGTCCTACATCCATTTTTAATCCTCATTCCAAAACAAAAGTAGAAAATGCCTTTGTTTCTTTTTTCTCAACACTATCGTACACGTACAATAGACGATACACTCTATTTGGTAGCATCAGATACGACGGATCTGACTTATATGGTGTAGACCCCAAATATAAATATCTTCCCCTTTGGTCGGCTGGTGGAACATGGAATGTAACACAAGAAGAATTTATGAAAAACACTCCATGGATAACCACCCTTAAGGCTCGTCTATCTTATGGACTTCAAGGTAATATTGATAAAAGCACTTCCCCTTTTGTTATCGGAAAATACGGTACTACAACCATCCTACCAGGCAATCGAGTGACATACTTGAATGTTGAGAATGCTCCAAACGAATTCTTAAGATGGGAAAAAACCGCAACTTGGAATGGAGGTTTAGACCTTGGTTTCTTAAGAAACCGCATTTTAGTTGGAATCGATCTATACCATAGAGTATCAAGCGATTTAATAGGACTACGTTCACTTCCCCTTGAAACAGGGTTTGACTATTCTAACCAAAACTGGGCACAGGTAACCAACAAAGGCTTTGAGATAAGTTTAACAACCAAAAACATTCAAAAGTCAAACTTCTCTTGGACTACTAATTTCAACATCTCAAAGAATATCAACAATGTTGATAAGTTTCAGATTAAAGTAAATGACATAACTCCGTCTATCCAAGGACACCCTGTAAATGGAGTATTTGGCTATAAAACAGCAGGATTAGATGATCAAGGCTATCCTTTGCTATGGAAAGATGGCAAAAAGGTATCAATAATGGATGCGTTTCAACTGTACGATATTGGTGGTTGGTCCTACCCTTCTCTTTCAGAAAAGGAACAGCGCGATATGTACAGCTATTTGGGAGATAAAGACCCTAAACTAAGTGGTGGTATAACGAATAACTTTTCATACAAAGGTCTTTCTCTTTACATCTCCATGAATTTTAATATAAAACAACTTATTCAGGAGACTCCATTTTACAGCATGTCGGAATATGATCGAGGAATCAACACCTCTACCAAAATTTACGATATCTGGTCAGAAAATAACAAGAACGGAAAATACCCTGCGATTATTGAGGCCAACAGCTACGGAGGAAGCCGTGCTGTAGAGGCAAACTATATGAGCACGATATTTAGCAAACTAGATATTTGGTACAAAGAGGTAAGCTACCTACGCGTTAGCAATATTCGCCTAAGTTATGATTTGCCTGCATCTATCGTAAAGAAAATACGTGTAGAAAAGGTTAGATTCAATCTTGAATGCAGAAATCCGTTTGTTTTTGGTACAAATTACAACGGCTTCTTTGATCCTGAAACTTATGGAAACATTTATTCCCAACCCATACCTCGCTCCATTAGTTTTGGTGTTAATGTAAACTTTTAA